The Synechococcales cyanobacterium CNB genome includes a window with the following:
- a CDS encoding TetR/AcrR family transcriptional regulator, with translation MSRLPAAKRKEQLLDCAADLFAKHGYARATTSELAKAAGVTEPIIYRHFKSKRELFIALIERSGRETLRQWEQDLKDAEDPAERLRRLIGDNPMVSERGRAAYRVFLQAITEVDDPEIHEALVHHIRSLHDFIAEELVRAQEKGRVTSRFTATILGWLMIYLGLGYGVVSAMHVQGHGRDQTGLHVQDVIARILVGRGGGGEKETQG, from the coding sequence ATGAGCCGCCTGCCCGCCGCCAAGCGCAAGGAGCAGCTCCTCGACTGCGCCGCCGATCTCTTCGCCAAGCATGGCTACGCCCGCGCCACCACCTCCGAACTCGCCAAGGCCGCCGGCGTGACCGAGCCGATCATCTACCGCCACTTCAAGTCCAAGCGCGAACTCTTCATCGCCCTCATCGAGCGATCAGGCCGCGAGACCCTCCGCCAGTGGGAGCAGGATCTCAAGGACGCGGAAGACCCGGCCGAGCGTCTCCGCCGCCTCATCGGCGACAACCCGATGGTCTCCGAGCGAGGCCGCGCCGCCTACCGCGTCTTCCTCCAGGCCATCACCGAGGTCGACGACCCCGAAATCCACGAGGCGCTCGTCCACCACATCCGCTCGCTGCACGACTTCATCGCCGAGGAACTCGTCCGCGCGCAGGAGAAAGGCCGCGTTACCTCCCGCTTCACCGCCACCATCCTCGGCTGGCTGATGATCTACCTCGGCCTGGGCTACGGCGTGGTCTCCGCGATGCACGTCCAAGGCCACGGCCGCGACCAGACCGGCCTGCACGTCCAGGACGTCATCGCCCGCATCCTCGTTGGCAGGGGTGGGGGGGGGGAGAAGGAAACGCAGGGCTGA
- the yidD gene encoding membrane protein insertion efficiency factor YidD: protein MAPSDSRPGPFARVASAPFIALIHLYRWTLSPIVGGQCRYEPTCSRYALEAYRLHGPIRGTTLTIRRLLRCHPFVRGGYDPVPIPEAPPRAETGPAPYKEPPPTQEGSR, encoded by the coding sequence ATCGCGCCCTCCGACTCTCGCCCCGGCCCGTTCGCCCGAGTTGCCTCTGCGCCCTTCATCGCCCTCATCCACCTCTACCGCTGGACCCTCTCCCCCATCGTCGGCGGCCAGTGCCGATACGAACCCACCTGCTCCCGGTACGCCCTCGAGGCCTACCGCCTCCACGGCCCCATCCGCGGCACGACGCTCACCATCCGCCGACTCCTCCGCTGCCACCCCTTCGTCCGCGGCGGATACGACCCCGTCCCCATCCCCGAAGCGCCCCCGCGTGCAGAGACCGGCCCGGCACCGTATAAAGAGCCTCCGCCCACTCAGGAAGGATCCAGATGA
- the rnpA gene encoding ribonuclease P protein component has product MTTGRPPRPRLTLPPSRRLSRDRDYQAVFDCGLRKSLGPLTLFARPNGLAHPRLGLSVSRRVGIAVRRNAIKRRLREAFRHVQHDLPRAADGNSYDLILSVRAHDPLPAPEYRRVLLTLAERAHREVERRARRSEDGGGA; this is encoded by the coding sequence ATGACCACGGGCCGACCCCCGCGCCCGCGACTGACGCTCCCACCCAGCCGCCGTCTCTCACGCGACCGCGACTACCAGGCCGTCTTCGACTGCGGCCTCCGCAAGTCGCTCGGCCCGCTCACACTCTTCGCCCGTCCGAACGGCCTCGCACACCCGCGACTCGGCCTCTCGGTCTCGCGCCGCGTCGGCATCGCCGTCCGACGCAACGCCATCAAGCGCAGACTCCGCGAGGCCTTCCGTCACGTCCAGCACGACCTGCCCCGCGCCGCCGACGGCAACTCCTACGACCTCATCCTCAGCGTGCGTGCCCACGACCCGCTCCCCGCGCCTGAGTACCGCCGCGTGCTCCTCACGCTCGCCGAGCGCGCCCACCGCGAAGTGGAGCGTCGCGCCCGTCGCTCGGAGGACGGAGGCGGAGCGTGA
- a CDS encoding GxxExxY protein gives MYDDRNRGRRYGSHEGQRERRGTPLSDLDPNLTEMSRKVIGAAIEVHRALGPGYDESAYAGALKQELDGLGVAYKAGHRFDVRYKDRVVGGTTADLWVGDRFVVEVMARTGEIGGAERAALRAQLRAADVELGLIINFGERRLKDGLVRVLNPDKLNAMRGDDHEGDDDEYEDDDEE, from the coding sequence GTGTACGACGATCGAAACAGAGGCCGGCGGTACGGCAGCCACGAGGGACAGCGCGAGCGTCGCGGGACGCCGCTCTCGGACCTGGACCCGAACCTGACGGAGATGAGCCGCAAGGTGATCGGCGCGGCGATCGAGGTGCACCGCGCGCTGGGGCCGGGCTACGACGAGAGCGCGTACGCCGGCGCGCTGAAGCAGGAACTGGACGGGCTGGGCGTGGCGTACAAGGCCGGGCACCGCTTCGACGTGCGCTACAAGGACCGCGTCGTGGGCGGGACGACTGCGGACCTGTGGGTGGGCGACCGGTTCGTGGTCGAGGTGATGGCACGCACGGGCGAGATCGGCGGGGCTGAGCGTGCCGCCCTGCGGGCGCAACTGCGCGCGGCCGACGTGGAACTGGGACTCATCATCAACTTCGGCGAGCGCCGGCTCAAGGACGGGCTGGTGCGCGTGCTCAACCCCGACAAACTCAACGCGATGCGGGGGGATGACCACGAGGGCGATGACGATGAATACGAGGACGATGACGAAGAGTGA
- a CDS encoding beta-ketoacyl-[acyl-carrier-protein] synthase family protein translates to MSRRVVITGMGWITPLGCGVEPAWRALLEGRNAIGPVTRYDASTFATNFAAEVKGFRLSDFITDPARLAACRDAGLHAQYALAAAAMAWEQSGLGTRNGEPLYAGLNPRRVGVYLGAGEGCLDYPNFVATNLASWDAGSRAVDARRWAEAALARMDMRRELEQEPNAALTHVASAFGCRGPAFNCMTACAASTQAVGEAFEMLRRGDADVMLAGGSHSMIHLLGMTGFIRLTAMSTRRETPESAARPFDQTRDGFVMGEGAGVLVLETLEHFEKRKGEIEPLAELVGYGSSADAFRITDMHPEGKGPASAMSRALRQAGIDPREPREGGRAPVDYVSAHGTGTSENDSIETRAIRQVFGPQAPRLAVSSIKSMMGHLIQAAGAVELMTCVQAIRTGWLPPTMNLHRPDPQCDLDYIPNRARDLNPSGGVEVCLSNSFGFGGQNDTLVVRRYRP, encoded by the coding sequence GTGTCACGCCGTGTCGTCATCACCGGGATGGGCTGGATCACGCCGCTGGGGTGCGGCGTGGAGCCGGCGTGGCGCGCGCTGCTCGAAGGACGCAACGCCATCGGGCCGGTGACGCGGTACGACGCCTCGACGTTCGCCACGAACTTCGCGGCGGAGGTCAAGGGATTCCGGCTCTCGGATTTCATCACGGACCCCGCGCGGCTGGCGGCGTGCCGCGACGCGGGGCTGCACGCGCAGTACGCGCTCGCGGCCGCGGCGATGGCGTGGGAACAGTCCGGGCTGGGCACGCGGAACGGCGAACCGCTGTACGCGGGGTTGAACCCGCGCCGCGTGGGCGTGTACCTGGGCGCGGGCGAGGGGTGCCTGGACTACCCGAACTTCGTGGCGACGAACCTGGCGTCGTGGGACGCGGGGTCGCGGGCGGTGGACGCGCGCCGGTGGGCGGAGGCCGCGCTGGCGCGGATGGACATGCGGCGTGAGCTGGAGCAGGAGCCGAACGCCGCGCTGACGCACGTGGCGTCGGCGTTCGGGTGCCGCGGACCGGCGTTCAACTGCATGACGGCGTGCGCGGCGAGCACGCAGGCCGTGGGCGAGGCGTTCGAGATGCTGCGCCGCGGCGACGCGGACGTCATGCTCGCGGGCGGGTCGCACAGCATGATCCACCTGCTGGGGATGACGGGGTTCATCCGGCTGACGGCGATGAGCACGCGGCGCGAGACGCCGGAATCGGCCGCACGCCCGTTCGACCAGACCCGCGATGGGTTCGTGATGGGCGAGGGGGCGGGCGTGCTGGTGCTGGAGACACTCGAACACTTCGAGAAGCGCAAGGGCGAGATCGAACCGCTCGCGGAGCTGGTGGGGTACGGCTCGAGCGCGGACGCCTTCCGCATCACGGACATGCACCCGGAGGGGAAGGGGCCTGCGTCGGCGATGTCGCGCGCGTTGCGCCAGGCGGGGATCGATCCGCGCGAGCCGCGCGAGGGCGGACGCGCGCCGGTGGACTACGTCTCCGCGCACGGCACGGGAACGAGCGAGAACGACTCGATCGAGACCCGCGCGATCCGGCAGGTCTTCGGCCCGCAGGCACCGCGGCTGGCGGTGAGTTCCATCAAGTCGATGATGGGGCACCTGATCCAGGCGGCGGGAGCGGTGGAGCTGATGACCTGCGTGCAGGCGATCCGGACGGGGTGGCTGCCCCCCACGATGAACCTGCATCGGCCCGACCCCCAGTGCGACCTCGACTACATCCCGAACAGGGCTCGCGACCTGAACCCGTCCGGCGGCGTCGAGGTATGCCTGTCGAACAGTTTCGGTTTCGGCGGGCAGAACGACACGCTGGTGGTGCGGCGTTACCGGCCCTGA
- a CDS encoding glycine--tRNA ligase translates to MDDIMALCKRRGFVYQASDIYGGINGFWDYGPLGAQLKKNLRDAWWEDMVMHPCRGRRGPDGERVRCVPLETCIIQHPKVWGASGHVAGFNDPMIDCRESKIRYRADHLRAVKASGEQGRMFAFVEGDEATFEQALKKLGKYVKRDLGTHDTEIVSLAGLDAQELARVVGPHAKEPGTLTEPRQFNLMFRTYIGATATEDDKAYLRPETAQGIFVQFKNVVDTTRVKVPFGIGNTGRSFRNEVTPRNFTFRSREFEQAELEFFCHPDEAAGWYAFWRDFRLEWWRSVGLGSDNLRLREHEKDELSHYSTATCDIEYRFPFTAPDFGELEGVAHRGCFDLTQHAQHSGVKLDYFDTERGETLPNGSRKGERYVPHVVEPAAGLDRGALAIMCEAYTRDESRPSPEIMRFHPRVAPIKAAVFPLVNKDGMPEVAERLHEALFARFGRTGFVEMDAKQSIGKRYARMDEAGCPCCFTVDGDTLKDQTVTVRDRDTGAQERIAIDRAAEYLAQRLGSQRA, encoded by the coding sequence ATGGACGACATCATGGCGCTGTGCAAGCGTCGGGGGTTCGTCTACCAGGCGAGCGATATCTACGGCGGGATCAACGGGTTCTGGGACTACGGGCCGCTGGGCGCGCAGTTGAAGAAGAACCTGCGCGACGCGTGGTGGGAGGACATGGTGATGCATCCGTGCCGCGGGCGGCGCGGGCCGGACGGGGAGCGTGTGCGGTGCGTGCCGCTGGAGACGTGCATCATCCAGCACCCGAAGGTGTGGGGGGCGAGCGGGCACGTGGCGGGGTTCAACGACCCGATGATCGACTGCCGCGAGTCGAAGATCCGCTACCGGGCCGACCACCTGCGCGCGGTGAAGGCGTCGGGCGAGCAGGGTCGGATGTTCGCGTTCGTCGAGGGGGACGAGGCGACGTTCGAGCAGGCGCTGAAGAAACTGGGCAAGTACGTGAAGCGCGACCTCGGGACGCACGACACGGAGATCGTGTCGCTGGCGGGGCTGGACGCGCAGGAACTGGCGCGGGTGGTCGGGCCGCACGCGAAGGAGCCGGGAACGCTCACGGAACCGCGCCAGTTCAACCTGATGTTCCGCACGTACATCGGGGCCACGGCGACGGAGGATGACAAGGCGTACCTGCGGCCGGAGACGGCGCAGGGCATCTTCGTGCAGTTCAAGAACGTGGTGGACACGACGCGCGTGAAGGTGCCGTTCGGGATCGGGAACACGGGGCGGAGTTTCCGCAACGAGGTGACGCCGCGCAACTTCACGTTCCGGTCGCGGGAGTTCGAGCAGGCCGAACTGGAGTTCTTCTGCCACCCTGACGAGGCCGCCGGCTGGTACGCCTTCTGGCGCGACTTCCGGCTCGAGTGGTGGCGGTCGGTGGGGCTGGGGAGCGACAACCTGCGACTGCGCGAGCACGAGAAGGACGAACTCTCCCACTACTCGACGGCGACGTGCGACATCGAGTACCGCTTCCCGTTCACCGCCCCTGACTTCGGCGAACTGGAGGGCGTGGCGCACCGCGGGTGCTTCGACCTGACGCAGCACGCGCAGCACTCGGGCGTGAAACTGGACTACTTCGACACCGAGCGGGGCGAGACGCTGCCGAACGGGTCGAGGAAGGGCGAGCGCTACGTGCCGCACGTGGTCGAGCCCGCGGCGGGGCTGGACCGGGGCGCGCTGGCGATCATGTGCGAGGCGTACACGCGCGACGAGAGCCGACCCAGCCCGGAGATCATGCGCTTCCACCCGCGGGTTGCGCCGATCAAGGCGGCCGTCTTCCCGCTGGTGAACAAGGACGGGATGCCCGAGGTCGCCGAGCGGCTGCACGAGGCGCTGTTCGCGCGGTTCGGCCGGACCGGCTTCGTCGAGATGGACGCGAAGCAGTCGATCGGCAAGCGCTACGCGCGAATGGACGAGGCAGGATGCCCGTGCTGCTTCACCGTGGACGGCGACACGCTGAAGGACCAGACGGTCACGGTGCGCGACCGCGACACCGGGGCGCAGGAGCGGATCGCGATCGACCGCGCGGCGGAGTACCTGGCGCAGCGACTCGGGTCGCAGCGTGCGTGA
- a CDS encoding CHRD domain-containing protein: protein MRRSACVAVSALLAASASAQIKVYDIALSGLEEVPPNASPATGTAHVEVNVATGFVDVTGTFDGLLGSVTGAHLHGLADYGQNAGILIGFTTTGSTSGTFFGSGTLSPTNLQGLLDGLTYINVHSSVFPGGEIRGQVVPAPASLALLGLGSLVAARRRR from the coding sequence ATGCGTCGATCGGCTTGCGTCGCTGTTTCCGCCCTGCTCGCTGCCTCCGCTTCCGCGCAGATCAAGGTCTACGACATCGCCCTCTCGGGGCTTGAGGAAGTCCCGCCGAATGCTTCCCCCGCCACCGGGACCGCCCATGTCGAGGTCAATGTCGCCACGGGCTTCGTCGATGTCACGGGCACCTTCGATGGCCTGCTCGGCAGCGTCACCGGCGCGCACCTCCACGGCCTGGCCGACTACGGCCAGAACGCCGGCATCCTCATCGGCTTCACCACAACCGGCTCCACCTCGGGCACGTTCTTCGGCTCAGGAACGCTCAGCCCCACCAACCTCCAGGGCCTCCTCGACGGACTCACCTACATCAACGTCCACTCCTCCGTCTTCCCCGGCGGTGAAATCCGCGGCCAGGTCGTGCCTGCGCCCGCCTCGCTCGCGCTCCTCGGCCTCGGCTCGCTCGTCGCTGCACGCCGGCGCCGCTGA
- a CDS encoding efflux RND transporter periplasmic adaptor subunit — MWKALIIVGVLAVVGVLGAGGYVVAATPIGEGIRKAFKREPPAVEVRLHHAARGGLVRTVSAPGTIEPRTKVEISAQVSSRVVALPFRAGQRVRQGDVVVRLDARDLMARLEAAKARLAAQEARLRGAEATLAVARSEFNRRKELFESGDVSRSELERSENDYLQAVSAAEMVRAEIDTARAQIIEAEKDLENSVIESPIDGVVTKLNAEVGELVVIGTLNNPGSVIMEIADLSDMLLHARVDESNIADVSAGQEAAIHVNAYRETPFRGVVERVDLVRQTWRDGTNYFLVEIVVDAAAAGRELLSGMNATCEIEVQELTGVLVVPSQAVLDRRVDELPKALVESSPQIDPRKTFARVVFVFEEGKAIARPVQVGPSDLTDTVILSGLRESDRVITGPYKSLINLKHEGLVKEEGTGTGATKAAESAEPVADSSE; from the coding sequence GTGTGGAAGGCTCTGATCATCGTGGGTGTGCTCGCCGTTGTCGGCGTGCTCGGCGCGGGCGGGTACGTGGTCGCGGCGACGCCGATCGGGGAAGGCATCCGCAAGGCGTTCAAGCGTGAGCCGCCGGCGGTCGAGGTGCGGTTGCACCACGCGGCCCGGGGTGGGCTGGTGCGGACGGTGAGCGCGCCGGGAACGATCGAGCCGCGGACGAAGGTGGAGATCAGCGCGCAGGTGTCGTCGCGGGTGGTTGCGCTGCCGTTCCGCGCCGGGCAGCGCGTGCGGCAGGGCGACGTGGTGGTGCGGCTGGACGCTCGCGACCTGATGGCGAGGCTCGAGGCGGCCAAGGCGAGGCTGGCGGCGCAGGAGGCGCGCCTGCGCGGCGCGGAGGCGACACTGGCGGTGGCGCGGTCCGAGTTCAACCGTCGCAAGGAGCTCTTCGAGAGCGGCGACGTGAGCCGGTCCGAGCTGGAACGCTCAGAGAACGACTACCTGCAGGCCGTGAGCGCGGCGGAGATGGTGCGTGCGGAGATCGACACGGCCCGGGCGCAGATCATCGAGGCGGAGAAGGACCTGGAGAACTCGGTGATCGAGTCACCGATCGACGGAGTGGTGACGAAGCTGAACGCCGAGGTGGGCGAGCTGGTCGTCATCGGCACCCTGAACAACCCCGGCTCGGTGATCATGGAGATCGCGGACCTGTCCGACATGCTGCTGCACGCGCGGGTGGACGAGTCGAACATCGCGGACGTCTCGGCGGGGCAGGAGGCGGCGATCCACGTGAACGCCTACCGGGAGACACCGTTCCGAGGCGTGGTGGAGCGCGTGGACCTGGTGCGGCAGACCTGGCGCGACGGGACGAACTACTTCCTTGTGGAGATCGTGGTGGACGCGGCCGCGGCGGGGCGCGAACTGCTCTCGGGGATGAACGCGACATGCGAGATCGAGGTGCAGGAACTGACGGGCGTGCTGGTGGTGCCGAGCCAGGCGGTGCTGGACCGGCGCGTGGACGAACTGCCCAAGGCGCTCGTGGAGAGCAGCCCGCAGATCGACCCGCGCAAGACGTTCGCACGGGTGGTGTTCGTGTTCGAGGAGGGCAAGGCGATCGCGCGGCCGGTGCAGGTCGGTCCGAGCGACCTGACGGACACCGTGATCCTGAGCGGGCTGCGCGAGTCGGACCGCGTCATCACCGGGCCGTACAAGTCGCTGATCAACCTGAAGCACGAAGGTTTGGTGAAGGAGGAGGGCACGGGGACCGGAGCAACAAAGGCGGCCGAGAGCGCGGAGCCGGTCGCCGATTCCTCTGAATGA
- a CDS encoding ABC transporter ATP-binding protein: MTIRIKNLHKVYKLGVERVHALRGVDLTIDRNEFVAIMGASGSGKSTLMNVLGCLDRPTRGTYELNGRPTHRMGGASLARVRNEEIGFIFQSFELLPRATALKNVMLPLIYSRRHWRSARRRAVEALARVGLADRMRHRPNQLSGGQRQRVAIARALVNGPSLLLADEPTGNLDSTTTEEIIALFRALHAEGQTIVIVTHEEEVAGHASRIIRLRDGRIVSDNPTAADPLHRQYRESMAAAAREAGVGA, from the coding sequence GTGACGATCCGGATCAAGAACCTGCACAAGGTCTACAAGCTCGGCGTCGAGCGGGTGCATGCGCTGCGCGGCGTGGACCTGACGATCGACCGCAACGAGTTCGTGGCGATCATGGGCGCGTCCGGCTCGGGCAAGAGCACGCTGATGAACGTGCTGGGGTGTCTCGACAGGCCGACGCGGGGAACGTACGAGCTGAACGGCAGGCCGACGCACAGGATGGGCGGGGCGTCGCTGGCGCGGGTGCGCAACGAGGAGATCGGGTTCATCTTTCAGAGTTTCGAGCTGCTGCCTCGGGCGACCGCGCTGAAGAACGTGATGCTGCCGCTGATCTACTCGCGCCGGCACTGGCGCTCGGCGCGGCGGCGCGCGGTCGAGGCGCTGGCGCGCGTCGGGCTGGCGGATCGCATGAGGCACAGGCCGAACCAACTCTCCGGCGGGCAGCGGCAGCGCGTGGCGATCGCGCGGGCGCTGGTGAACGGGCCGAGCCTGCTGCTCGCGGACGAGCCGACGGGGAACCTGGACTCGACGACGACGGAGGAGATCATCGCGCTCTTCCGCGCTCTGCACGCGGAGGGGCAGACGATCGTGATCGTGACGCACGAGGAGGAGGTCGCCGGGCACGCCTCGCGGATCATCCGGCTGCGGGACGGGCGGATCGTGAGCGACAACCCGACGGCGGCGGACCCGCTGCACCGGCAGTACCGCGAGTCGATGGCGGCGGCGGCGCGCGAGGCGGGGGTGGGGGCATGA
- a CDS encoding FtsX-like permease family protein produces the protein MIVVRIIVQTLGLALGQIWANKVRSILTTLGVIIGVASVVAVIAALQGLRQSVLTQFEKIGTKRVYIDGTLPRSMWNRMSWRDVQLKLEEVEAIAELCPSIESITPEWWGGYRAEHADSLLESVAVVGIWPTWHGIVGRQVLMGRPFSTIDEEERRFVCLVNEAAIDDLGLDRDPVGQHVLLAGRRFLIVGVVETIQFSAMFGGGDRSTEIFIPFGTAQIMNPNGWINQAWGQLASPDKVDDARAEVASVLRRMRELKPSDEDTFEVQVIQQFIDQFNAMAAAITAGASGIVGISLLVGGIGIMNIMLVSVSERTREIGLRKAVGARPAVVLVQFLVEAVTLCLAGGGLGILIGQGLILALRQIPDSPMEQASVPPWAIMLAVGFSAGVGVVFGMFPALKAARLDPIVALRHE, from the coding sequence ATGATCGTCGTCCGCATCATCGTGCAGACCCTCGGGCTGGCGCTCGGGCAGATCTGGGCGAACAAGGTCCGGTCGATCCTGACGACGCTGGGGGTGATCATCGGCGTGGCGTCGGTGGTCGCGGTGATCGCCGCGCTGCAGGGCCTTCGCCAGTCGGTGCTGACGCAGTTCGAGAAGATCGGGACGAAGCGCGTGTACATCGACGGGACGCTGCCTCGCAGCATGTGGAACCGGATGAGCTGGCGCGACGTGCAGCTGAAACTGGAGGAAGTGGAGGCCATCGCGGAGTTGTGCCCGTCGATCGAATCGATCACGCCGGAGTGGTGGGGCGGCTACCGGGCCGAGCACGCCGACTCGCTGCTCGAGAGCGTGGCGGTCGTGGGCATCTGGCCGACGTGGCACGGGATCGTCGGGCGGCAGGTGCTGATGGGCCGCCCCTTCAGCACGATCGACGAGGAGGAGCGTCGCTTCGTCTGCCTGGTCAACGAGGCGGCGATCGACGACCTGGGCCTGGACCGCGACCCGGTGGGGCAGCACGTCCTGCTGGCGGGGCGGCGGTTCCTGATCGTGGGCGTCGTCGAGACGATCCAGTTCTCGGCCATGTTCGGGGGGGGGGACCGCTCCACCGAGATCTTCATCCCCTTCGGCACCGCGCAGATCATGAACCCCAACGGGTGGATCAACCAGGCCTGGGGGCAGCTGGCCAGCCCGGACAAGGTGGACGACGCGCGGGCGGAAGTGGCAAGCGTGCTCCGCAGGATGCGCGAACTCAAGCCCAGCGACGAGGACACCTTCGAGGTGCAGGTCATCCAGCAGTTCATCGACCAGTTCAACGCCATGGCGGCCGCCATCACCGCGGGGGCGAGCGGGATCGTCGGCATCAGCCTGCTCGTCGGCGGGATCGGCATCATGAACATCATGCTGGTGTCCGTGAGCGAGCGAACGCGGGAGATCGGGCTGCGCAAGGCGGTGGGCGCGCGGCCCGCCGTCGTGCTCGTGCAGTTCCTCGTCGAGGCGGTGACGCTCTGCCTCGCAGGGGGGGGGCTGGGCATCCTCATCGGGCAGGGGCTGATCCTCGCCCTGCGGCAGATCCCGGACTCGCCCATGGAGCAGGCGTCCGTCCCGCCCTGGGCCATCATGCTGGCGGTCGGGTTCTCCGCGGGTGTGGGCGTGGTGTTCGGGATGTTCCCCGCGCTGAAGGCGGCACGGCTGGACCCGATCGTCGCGCTGCGACACGAATAG